One window from the genome of Mycolicibacterium gadium encodes:
- a CDS encoding TetR/AcrR family transcriptional regulator, with protein MTRTDWLVGDDRRTAAAERIYAAATEMIASGGLDAFDVDTLASRVHCSRATIYRHAGGKAEIREAVLIRVADRIITTVRESVDHLTGSGRIVTAISVALKEIRSDPLGRLMMSSVKAQEIRLFTDSPVVARFARDINGLTEDDPQAAQWIVRIVLALMYWPVDDAEVERQIVQRFVSPAFDSAAVTSGEP; from the coding sequence ATGACTCGCACAGACTGGCTGGTGGGCGACGACCGGCGAACGGCGGCCGCTGAGCGCATCTACGCCGCCGCCACCGAGATGATCGCCAGCGGTGGACTGGACGCGTTCGATGTCGACACGCTCGCGTCGCGGGTGCACTGCTCGCGCGCGACGATCTACCGCCACGCGGGCGGCAAGGCCGAGATTCGTGAGGCCGTACTCATCCGCGTCGCTGACCGGATCATCACCACGGTCCGCGAGTCCGTCGACCACCTCACCGGCTCCGGCCGTATCGTCACGGCGATCTCGGTGGCCCTGAAAGAGATTCGGTCCGATCCACTGGGACGCTTGATGATGTCCTCGGTGAAGGCTCAGGAGATCAGGTTGTTCACTGACTCTCCGGTGGTCGCGCGGTTCGCCCGTGACATCAACGGCCTCACCGAGGACGATCCACAAGCCGCGCAGTGGATCGTCCGCATCGTGCTGGCGCTGATGTACTGGCCCGTGGACGACGCCGAGGTCGAACGCCAGATTGTGCAGCGCTTTGTCTCGCCGGCCTTCGATTCGGCCGCCGTAACATCTGGAGAACCATGA
- a CDS encoding cytochrome P450 translates to MTVQEGQLGLALFDDENIQDPYPLYERMHASGQVHAIGDSGFYAVSGWDAINEVIARPEDFSSNLTATMTYENGKVGRFAFSELGSELQALATADDPAHAAHRKLLLPQLAARRIKSVEEYVGEMEARLWDEHVHDGRIEWMSAMANRLPMMIVTRLIGVPDVDTEQLMRWGYAGTKTVEGLVSQEEVTEAGVAVMELAVYINEHFQQAADNPQDNLLGDLATARAAGDLTDATALNIMATLFSAGGESTASLIGSAAHVLASQPAVQREVRDDPDLLGAFLEEVLRFEPPFRGHYRHVINDTVLFGVDLPAESRLVLLWGAANRDPSHFPSANDFRLDRPGGKGHITFGKGAHFCVGAALARLEARIVIGRLLERTSWIEPVDTGRWLPSLLVRRLERLKLSVA, encoded by the coding sequence ATGACGGTGCAAGAGGGTCAGCTCGGACTGGCTTTGTTCGACGATGAGAACATCCAGGATCCGTATCCTCTTTACGAGCGAATGCATGCCAGCGGCCAGGTACATGCGATCGGCGACTCGGGGTTCTACGCCGTCTCCGGTTGGGATGCCATCAATGAGGTCATCGCACGGCCGGAAGATTTCTCATCGAATTTGACCGCAACGATGACCTACGAGAACGGCAAGGTCGGACGTTTCGCGTTCAGTGAGCTCGGCAGCGAGTTGCAAGCGCTGGCGACGGCTGATGACCCCGCCCACGCCGCCCACCGCAAGTTGTTGCTGCCACAACTCGCAGCGAGGCGGATCAAGTCGGTCGAGGAGTATGTCGGCGAGATGGAAGCCCGATTGTGGGACGAGCATGTCCACGACGGACGCATCGAGTGGATGTCGGCGATGGCCAACCGGCTGCCGATGATGATCGTCACCCGCCTCATCGGCGTACCTGATGTCGATACCGAGCAGCTGATGCGGTGGGGCTACGCCGGCACGAAAACGGTCGAGGGCCTGGTCAGCCAGGAGGAAGTCACCGAGGCGGGCGTCGCCGTCATGGAACTCGCCGTCTACATCAACGAGCACTTTCAGCAGGCTGCCGACAACCCGCAGGACAATCTGCTCGGTGATCTTGCGACGGCCCGCGCCGCAGGGGATTTGACCGACGCGACTGCACTCAACATCATGGCGACATTGTTCAGTGCCGGCGGTGAGTCCACCGCGTCGCTGATCGGATCCGCTGCACACGTGCTGGCTTCACAACCCGCCGTCCAGCGGGAGGTCCGTGATGATCCGGATCTGCTGGGGGCCTTTCTAGAAGAAGTGCTGCGGTTCGAGCCGCCCTTCCGGGGGCACTACCGCCACGTCATCAACGACACTGTGCTTTTCGGCGTCGACCTGCCCGCCGAGTCACGTCTGGTGTTGCTGTGGGGGGCGGCAAACCGGGACCCGTCACATTTCCCCTCTGCCAACGATTTCCGCCTTGACCGACCGGGCGGTAAGGGGCACATCACTTTCGGCAAGGGAGCCCACTTCTGTGTCGGCGCAGCGCTCGCGAGGCTGGAAGCGAGAATCGTCATCGGCCGACTCCTCGAGCGCACCTCGTGGATCGAGCCAGTCGACACCGGCAGGTGGCTGCCCAGCCTTCTCGTGCGTCGTCTGGAAAGGCTGAAACTCAGCGTGGCCTGA
- a CDS encoding NAD(P)H-dependent amine dehydrogenase family protein produces MSANRKPIRVFQVATGNVGSEMIKRIADRPDLELIGVHCYSPEKVGKDAGELAGLAPNGVVATGSIEEIIAAKPDVLTFHGVFPDEDLYVKILEAGINIVTTADWITGWHRDTNHPHPSGKPVSQLLREACEKGGSTFYGTGMNPGLNQILGVVCSADVAEIENVTTIESVDVSCHHSKDTWIEVGYGLPVDDPSIPGKLEKYTRVFADSVLMMADCFGLTLDEVKFSFELGACTKDVDLGWYVLPKGSLGGNYIKYQGMVDGVPRVETHLEWQMTPHTDPSWDIKGCYITQIKGDPCVYNKHMIFPKPGVDLSDPANFASIGMTVTGMPALSAITSVVDAPPGLVTSADIPLRGFAGRFKL; encoded by the coding sequence TTGAGTGCAAATCGTAAGCCGATCCGCGTGTTCCAGGTCGCGACGGGCAACGTCGGCAGCGAGATGATCAAGCGGATCGCCGACCGGCCCGACCTCGAACTGATCGGTGTGCACTGCTACTCACCGGAAAAGGTGGGGAAGGACGCCGGCGAGCTCGCCGGGCTGGCGCCCAACGGGGTGGTCGCGACCGGGTCGATCGAGGAGATCATCGCCGCCAAGCCCGATGTCCTGACCTTCCACGGCGTCTTCCCGGACGAGGACCTCTACGTCAAGATCCTCGAGGCCGGCATCAACATCGTCACCACCGCGGACTGGATCACCGGCTGGCACCGCGACACCAACCATCCGCATCCGTCGGGTAAGCCTGTCTCGCAACTGCTTCGGGAGGCATGTGAGAAGGGCGGTTCCACCTTCTACGGCACCGGGATGAATCCAGGCCTGAACCAGATCCTGGGAGTCGTGTGCTCGGCCGACGTCGCCGAGATCGAGAACGTCACCACGATCGAGTCGGTCGACGTGTCGTGTCACCACTCGAAGGACACCTGGATCGAGGTCGGCTACGGCCTGCCCGTCGACGATCCGAGCATTCCGGGCAAGTTGGAGAAGTACACCCGCGTATTCGCGGACAGTGTGCTGATGATGGCCGATTGCTTTGGTCTGACACTCGATGAGGTCAAGTTCAGCTTCGAACTCGGGGCGTGCACCAAGGACGTCGATCTGGGCTGGTACGTGCTGCCGAAGGGTTCGCTCGGCGGCAACTACATCAAGTATCAGGGCATGGTTGACGGCGTGCCCAGAGTTGAGACGCATCTGGAGTGGCAGATGACTCCGCATACGGATCCGAGCTGGGATATCAAGGGCTGCTACATCACACAGATCAAGGGCGATCCGTGTGTGTACAACAAGCACATGATCTTCCCGAAGCCCGGAGTCGACCTGTCCGACCCGGCGAACTTCGCGTCGATCGGTATGACGGTGACCGGAATGCCCGCCTTGAGTGCGATCACGTCCGTGGTCGATGCGCCGCCCGGGCTGGTGACGAGCGCCGATATACCGTTGCGTGGGTTCGCGGGCCGCTTCAAGTTGTGA
- a CDS encoding Rieske 2Fe-2S domain-containing protein yields the protein MAKPPLSMKPTGWFQVAWSDEIKIGDVHRMTYFGTEMVAWRAESGQLTVMDAYCEHLGAHLGHGGHVEGEVIQCPFHGWQWNHEGRNVCIPYQDRPNRGRRIRTYPTVERNESVYIWHDIERREPYFDAPDIFASFGDGSSAADYYPQQRLYRETLELHPQYVLENGVDFAHFKFVHQTPIVPVFTRHDFDNDVSYVDFTITFEGDDQQSIEDVDSRVEAINGGLGIAVTKSYGMIDNRTISAVTPVDDRTSDVRFMVYIGRTPGRDDERAEMKARQFGDEVIRQFTQDIHIWQHQRYSDPPALANAEQDGFTAIRQWALKFYPDGLGGSAADLQSASKRGQKS from the coding sequence ATGGCCAAGCCACCCCTGTCGATGAAGCCGACCGGCTGGTTCCAAGTTGCGTGGTCTGACGAGATCAAGATCGGCGACGTGCACCGGATGACGTACTTCGGCACCGAGATGGTCGCGTGGCGAGCCGAGTCCGGCCAGCTCACCGTGATGGACGCATACTGCGAGCACCTCGGCGCGCACCTCGGTCACGGTGGTCATGTCGAGGGCGAGGTCATCCAATGCCCGTTCCACGGCTGGCAGTGGAACCACGAGGGTCGCAACGTGTGCATTCCGTATCAGGATCGGCCCAACCGGGGCAGGCGTATCCGCACCTACCCGACTGTCGAACGCAACGAGTCCGTCTACATCTGGCACGACATCGAGCGCCGCGAACCGTATTTCGACGCACCGGACATCTTCGCGAGTTTCGGCGACGGCAGCAGCGCGGCCGACTACTACCCGCAGCAGCGGCTCTACCGCGAAACGTTGGAGCTGCACCCCCAGTACGTCCTGGAGAACGGCGTCGACTTCGCCCACTTCAAGTTCGTGCACCAGACGCCGATCGTGCCGGTCTTCACCCGCCACGACTTCGACAACGACGTGTCATACGTCGATTTCACGATCACCTTCGAAGGCGACGATCAGCAGAGCATCGAAGACGTCGACAGCAGGGTCGAAGCGATCAACGGTGGTCTCGGGATCGCTGTGACGAAAAGCTATGGGATGATTGATAATCGGACTATCTCCGCAGTCACCCCGGTCGACGATCGCACGTCCGACGTTCGGTTCATGGTCTACATCGGGCGCACGCCGGGCCGTGACGACGAGCGGGCCGAGATGAAGGCCCGCCAGTTCGGTGACGAAGTCATCCGGCAGTTCACTCAGGACATCCACATCTGGCAGCACCAGCGATACTCGGATCCGCCCGCGTTGGCGAATGCCGAGCAGGATGGGTTCACCGCAATCCGGCAGTGGGCCTTGAAGTTTTATCCCGACGGCCTCGGCGGTAGCGCCGCCGACCTGCAATCCGCTTCCAAGAGAGGGCAGAAGAGTTGA
- a CDS encoding NAD(P)H-dependent flavin oxidoreductase, producing the protein MPNRVQTLLGVDYPVVQAPMTYIARAELAAAVSEAGGLGMIETLTPEGRADLMRVRTLTDLPVAANLMIQGWKGDPSIVEMLAAAGVRHVFTSAGDPALFTARLHDAGMTVVHVVGSLRAAGKAVDAGVDALVVEGVEGGGFKSALGASTMVLLPLVAAHVDLPIIAAGGMCDSQSAAASLVLGAEGVQMGTRMLASRESLVHMNFKDAIVAGNDAGTVLLDIPGNPTMRVLRTGLAARVAEHDPNAKLLGKVTELYFGGDMEASVANTGQVSSRIADLLPVADIVRQTWVEIEKVLDAARSRVG; encoded by the coding sequence GTGCCCAATAGAGTGCAAACCCTTCTCGGCGTCGACTATCCCGTCGTTCAAGCCCCCATGACGTACATCGCGCGCGCGGAATTGGCCGCAGCGGTCTCAGAGGCCGGCGGGCTGGGGATGATCGAGACCTTGACCCCAGAGGGCCGTGCGGACCTCATGAGGGTGCGCACGCTGACGGACCTGCCCGTCGCGGCCAACCTGATGATCCAGGGCTGGAAGGGTGACCCCTCGATCGTCGAAATGCTCGCCGCGGCGGGTGTGCGGCACGTGTTCACCTCCGCGGGTGATCCCGCGTTGTTCACGGCAAGACTGCACGACGCCGGCATGACGGTGGTACACGTCGTCGGCTCGTTGCGTGCGGCAGGCAAGGCGGTCGACGCCGGAGTCGACGCCTTGGTCGTCGAGGGTGTCGAGGGCGGCGGCTTCAAATCCGCGCTGGGAGCCTCGACGATGGTGCTGCTCCCCCTGGTCGCGGCCCACGTCGATTTGCCGATCATCGCCGCGGGCGGGATGTGCGACTCGCAGTCCGCCGCGGCGTCCTTGGTTCTGGGCGCGGAGGGCGTTCAAATGGGCACGCGGATGCTGGCGAGCCGCGAGTCGTTGGTGCACATGAACTTCAAGGATGCGATCGTCGCCGGCAATGACGCGGGCACCGTTTTGCTCGACATTCCGGGCAACCCGACGATGCGTGTCCTCCGCACGGGCCTGGCCGCACGCGTCGCGGAGCATGATCCGAACGCCAAGCTGCTCGGCAAGGTGACCGAGCTCTACTTCGGCGGTGATATGGAAGCCAGTGTCGCCAACACCGGTCAGGTGTCTTCGCGCATCGCCGATCTTCTTCCGGTGGCCGACATAGTCCGCCAGACGTGGGTCGAGATCGAAAAGGTGTTGGATGCGGCGCGATCCCGCGTCGGCTAA
- a CDS encoding NAD(P)/FAD-dependent oxidoreductase has translation MPRTSRVLVLGSGFAGLWAALGAARRLDELGASREAVEVTVVSSQPFHDIRVRNYEADLSACRIPLQDLLDPVGIGYITAEVTGIDPARATVSTADGTKLSYDRLVFALGSRVAKPGLPGLDEFGYDVDTYDGAMRLQAHIRGLTDRAADPASATAVVVGAGLTGIETACELPGMLSHALGPEATPRVILIDHNPQVGSDMGESARPVIEDALAANQVDTLTQVGVTAVDERSVTLSSGEVVPAATVVWCAGMRANPLTAQFGVECDRLGRLPVDDYLRVRGVDGVFAAGDVAAARMDDEHMSVMSCQHGRPMGRYAGYNVIGNLLGAPMLSLRIPWYVTVLDLGPAGAVYTEGWDRTVVSTGAEAKATKQVINGERIYPPLTGDRAALLAAAAPALQAAPAYGD, from the coding sequence GTGCCGCGAACTTCACGCGTTCTCGTTCTCGGGTCCGGGTTCGCCGGGCTATGGGCCGCCCTCGGAGCGGCTCGACGACTCGACGAGCTCGGCGCTTCGCGGGAAGCGGTCGAAGTCACGGTCGTCAGTTCGCAACCGTTCCACGACATCCGGGTCCGCAACTACGAGGCCGATCTCAGCGCATGCCGAATCCCGTTGCAGGACTTGCTTGATCCGGTCGGCATCGGTTACATCACCGCCGAGGTGACCGGAATCGACCCGGCCCGGGCCACCGTGAGTACCGCAGATGGCACGAAGTTGAGCTACGACCGCCTGGTGTTCGCGCTTGGCAGCAGAGTAGCCAAGCCCGGCTTGCCCGGCCTGGACGAGTTCGGCTACGACGTCGACACCTATGACGGTGCGATGCGGCTACAGGCTCACATCCGTGGTCTCACCGACCGCGCGGCGGACCCCGCGAGCGCCACCGCTGTTGTCGTCGGCGCCGGGCTCACAGGTATCGAGACCGCCTGTGAGCTGCCCGGGATGCTCTCGCATGCGCTGGGCCCCGAGGCCACACCCCGGGTGATCCTCATCGATCACAACCCTCAGGTCGGATCGGACATGGGTGAGTCGGCTCGTCCGGTGATCGAGGACGCGTTGGCCGCCAACCAAGTCGACACTTTGACACAGGTCGGTGTCACCGCCGTCGACGAGCGGAGTGTCACCCTATCGTCCGGAGAGGTGGTCCCCGCGGCGACGGTCGTGTGGTGCGCGGGCATGCGGGCCAATCCCTTGACAGCGCAATTCGGGGTGGAATGCGACCGACTGGGGCGACTTCCGGTCGACGACTACCTGAGGGTGAGGGGTGTCGACGGCGTGTTCGCGGCAGGCGATGTGGCCGCGGCGCGCATGGACGACGAACACATGTCGGTGATGTCGTGTCAGCACGGGCGACCGATGGGACGATACGCAGGTTACAACGTGATCGGCAATCTGCTCGGTGCGCCGATGCTGTCGCTGCGAATCCCCTGGTACGTAACCGTTCTCGACCTCGGTCCGGCCGGCGCGGTGTATACCGAGGGCTGGGATCGCACAGTCGTCAGCACCGGCGCGGAAGCCAAGGCGACCAAGCAGGTGATCAACGGTGAACGCATCTACCCCCCGCTCACCGGCGACCGCGCCGCACTCCTCGCCGCGGCCGCGCCGGCGTTGCAGGCGGCCCCCGCCTACGGCGATTGA
- a CDS encoding YdeI/OmpD-associated family protein, with product MSSQRVPGGVVHKLPSDLRQALIVNETALAAWKDITPLARNEFICWVEDAKQEKTRDRRIRRTQEELEEGQRRPCCWPGCKHRERNGK from the coding sequence ATGAGTAGCCAGCGGGTGCCCGGAGGTGTGGTGCACAAGCTGCCCTCAGATCTGCGCCAGGCGCTGATCGTCAACGAAACGGCGCTTGCGGCGTGGAAGGACATCACGCCGTTGGCGCGCAACGAATTCATCTGCTGGGTCGAGGACGCCAAGCAGGAGAAGACCCGGGACCGCCGCATTCGTCGCACCCAGGAGGAACTCGAAGAGGGACAGCGCAGACCGTGCTGCTGGCCGGGGTGCAAACATCGCGAGCGCAACGGCAAGTAG
- a CDS encoding SPFH domain-containing protein: protein MKKSAVALGISMALLSGCSYASVGAGEQAVVVDGYWMIPTDPVVRGCIEPENSQNEITNHVYRYPARQISWDATGDPGSERGPYVVVSNAKAPADMNVPVVVTFDLTTDCEKLKQFHRDFGTKYNGWLNDDGTVSDGWVELLNYVIGQPLQDTLNGVAQKYTWQQIWNDEQARTEFRNALLTSLPNASKARTNGVDFFTNFQVTVLKPTPVNPELKAAIEREQAAIQNAQATQAQGVAEANAKKAKAEADLQAAVAETKVAEQEALKRAAEVKGYPSVDDYLRAEAIKQGLNPYQPTYVVPQAG, encoded by the coding sequence GTGAAGAAATCTGCTGTGGCCCTTGGGATTTCCATGGCTCTGCTGTCCGGATGCTCGTACGCCAGCGTAGGAGCCGGCGAGCAGGCCGTCGTCGTCGACGGATACTGGATGATCCCCACCGACCCGGTGGTGAGGGGATGCATCGAACCAGAGAACTCGCAGAATGAGATCACCAACCACGTCTACCGCTATCCGGCTCGGCAAATCTCCTGGGATGCCACGGGCGATCCCGGTTCTGAGCGCGGCCCCTATGTCGTGGTGTCCAACGCCAAGGCGCCCGCGGATATGAACGTTCCAGTGGTGGTGACGTTCGATCTGACGACGGATTGCGAGAAGCTCAAGCAGTTCCATCGCGACTTCGGAACCAAGTACAACGGCTGGCTGAACGACGACGGCACGGTCAGCGACGGCTGGGTCGAACTGTTGAACTACGTGATCGGACAACCGTTGCAGGACACGCTCAACGGTGTAGCGCAGAAGTACACGTGGCAGCAGATCTGGAACGACGAGCAAGCGCGTACTGAATTCCGCAACGCTCTTCTCACATCCCTGCCGAACGCCAGTAAGGCCCGCACCAACGGGGTCGACTTCTTCACCAACTTTCAAGTGACGGTGCTGAAGCCGACGCCGGTCAATCCGGAGCTCAAGGCAGCCATCGAACGCGAGCAGGCCGCGATTCAGAACGCTCAGGCGACGCAGGCGCAGGGTGTCGCCGAGGCCAATGCAAAAAAGGCCAAGGCGGAGGCGGACTTGCAGGCCGCCGTGGCCGAGACGAAGGTCGCCGAGCAGGAGGCGTTGAAACGCGCCGCGGAGGTCAAGGGCTACCCGTCGGTCGATGACTACCTGCGGGCCGAGGCCATCAAGCAGGGGCTCAACCCGTACCAGCCGACCTACGTCGTTCCCCAGGCAGGCTGA
- a CDS encoding helix-hairpin-helix domain-containing protein, translated as MVDASDRGPVFDGLNLGRPATGALIDAGYRTVADLPADLDDLLALHGVGPKAVRLLRQARAS; from the coding sequence ATGGTCGACGCATCGGATCGCGGACCGGTGTTCGACGGTCTGAACCTCGGCCGGCCTGCGACCGGCGCCCTGATCGACGCCGGTTACCGCACGGTGGCGGATCTGCCTGCCGATCTCGATGACCTGCTGGCCCTTCATGGCGTCGGACCGAAAGCTGTGCGTCTGCTCCGCCAGGCACGGGCGAGCTGA
- the rnhA gene encoding ribonuclease HI, whose amino-acid sequence MGDSTESIDEPVVIHTDGGCRPNPGPGGWGAVLRHRQHVREMCGGEPGVTSNNRMELTAPIMALEALTRSVVVHLYTDSTYVRNGITKWVLGWERNGWMTAAKEPVKNVDLWQRLQTACARHRVEWFWVKGHAGIADNELADQLAARGMREAMTRSVVC is encoded by the coding sequence ATGGGCGACTCGACCGAGTCCATCGACGAGCCGGTGGTGATCCACACCGATGGTGGGTGCCGGCCCAACCCGGGCCCGGGCGGCTGGGGGGCGGTGCTGCGCCACCGTCAGCACGTCCGGGAGATGTGTGGCGGTGAGCCCGGCGTCACGAGCAACAACCGAATGGAACTGACCGCGCCGATCATGGCGCTGGAGGCACTCACCCGATCCGTGGTGGTACACCTCTACACCGACAGCACCTACGTCCGGAACGGGATCACCAAATGGGTCCTCGGCTGGGAACGGAACGGCTGGATGACCGCGGCGAAGGAGCCGGTGAAGAACGTCGATCTCTGGCAACGGCTGCAGACAGCGTGCGCGCGGCACCGCGTCGAGTGGTTCTGGGTGAAGGGGCATGCCGGTATCGCCGACAACGAACTGGCCGACCAGCTGGCCGCTCGGGGGATGCGCGAGGCGATGACCCGCAGCGTCGTCTGCTAA
- a CDS encoding glycoside hydrolase family 6 protein has product MSSAAHTVARLFLLAVAAVVGIGLLADPVSQTPAMRLASDANPLVGAPFYVNPNSAAMRAANAAEPPNPQLRAVADTPQAYWLVPGSSASTVAKYTGDAAAAGAIPVFAIYGIPHRDCGSFAAGGMGSGDAYRGWIDGIAAQIGGTRAAIVLEPDALAMADCLSDDQRQERYDLIRYAVDSLTRNPAAAVYVDAGHLRWHSPEEMASRLGQAGVERARGFSLNVANFFTTEEEIGYGEAISGLTGGKNYVIDTSRNGNGAAPDSPLHWCNPSGRALGVPPTTATAGPHADAYLWIKRPGESDGSCDKGDPPAGTFVNSYVIELAGNAGR; this is encoded by the coding sequence ATGTCCTCAGCTGCACACACAGTCGCACGGTTGTTTTTGCTGGCGGTTGCCGCCGTTGTCGGCATCGGTCTTCTCGCTGATCCGGTCAGTCAGACCCCGGCGATGCGGCTGGCCAGTGACGCGAACCCACTGGTCGGGGCGCCGTTCTACGTGAACCCGAACTCAGCGGCGATGCGTGCGGCGAACGCGGCCGAACCCCCGAACCCGCAGCTGAGAGCCGTCGCCGACACGCCACAGGCGTACTGGCTCGTCCCGGGCTCGTCGGCGTCGACGGTCGCGAAGTACACCGGTGACGCGGCGGCTGCCGGCGCCATTCCGGTGTTCGCGATTTACGGAATCCCGCACCGCGACTGCGGCAGCTTCGCTGCCGGCGGCATGGGGTCAGGCGATGCCTACCGCGGGTGGATCGACGGGATCGCAGCCCAGATCGGCGGGACGCGGGCGGCTATCGTCCTCGAACCCGATGCGCTTGCGATGGCCGACTGCCTGTCCGACGATCAGCGCCAGGAACGCTACGACTTGATTCGGTATGCGGTCGACTCACTGACGCGCAATCCGGCCGCGGCCGTGTACGTCGACGCCGGCCATTTACGTTGGCACAGCCCGGAAGAGATGGCGTCGCGGCTCGGCCAGGCCGGTGTCGAGCGCGCCCGCGGCTTCAGCCTGAACGTGGCGAACTTCTTCACTACCGAGGAGGAAATTGGTTACGGCGAAGCCATTTCAGGCCTCACGGGAGGCAAGAACTACGTCATCGACACGTCGCGCAACGGCAACGGAGCCGCGCCGGACTCACCGCTGCACTGGTGCAACCCCAGCGGCCGTGCACTCGGTGTGCCGCCCACCACCGCGACCGCCGGTCCGCACGCCGACGCCTACCTGTGGATCAAGCGCCCCGGGGAATCCGACGGCAGCTGCGACAAGGGCGATCCGCCTGCGGGCACTTTCGTGAACTCGTACGTCATCGAGCTAGCCGGTAACGCTGGTCGCTAG
- a CDS encoding mycofactocin-coupled SDR family oxidoreductase encodes MGVLDGRVALITGGARGQGRAHALALAAEGANVVIADAPRPMNLTYPLGTEDDLRDTAELVGELGSACLPIVMDVRDPAAVSAAVEETVGSFGSLDIVVANAGVVSTGPLQDVTDEIWHQLVDTNLTGVFHTLRAAIPVMRRQRFGRIVVTSSMGGRMGIPELGAYNATKWGVIGLAKSLALEVAKEGVTVNVICPTTVHTPMVQPTGADDVPDELVQRMMRANPIPRPWIEPEDVSHGLLYLVTDPGVVTGSVLEIGLGGSARIH; translated from the coding sequence ATGGGTGTGTTGGACGGCCGTGTTGCGCTGATCACCGGCGGCGCGCGTGGGCAGGGGCGCGCGCATGCATTGGCATTGGCCGCCGAAGGGGCGAACGTCGTAATCGCCGATGCGCCCCGGCCGATGAACTTGACCTATCCACTAGGCACGGAAGACGACCTCCGTGACACGGCCGAACTGGTCGGGGAGCTCGGCTCCGCCTGTCTTCCGATCGTGATGGACGTGCGGGATCCCGCCGCAGTGAGCGCCGCCGTCGAAGAAACCGTGGGCAGCTTCGGAAGTCTCGACATCGTGGTGGCGAACGCGGGCGTCGTGAGCACCGGACCGCTACAAGATGTGACCGATGAGATTTGGCACCAACTCGTGGACACCAACCTGACGGGCGTGTTCCACACACTGCGGGCCGCCATTCCGGTGATGCGACGGCAGCGGTTCGGCCGGATCGTCGTCACCTCGTCGATGGGTGGCCGAATGGGCATCCCGGAACTGGGGGCGTACAACGCCACCAAGTGGGGAGTCATCGGGCTCGCGAAGTCATTGGCTTTGGAGGTCGCGAAAGAAGGGGTCACCGTCAATGTCATCTGCCCCACCACGGTGCACACGCCGATGGTGCAGCCAACGGGCGCCGACGATGTTCCTGACGAGTTGGTTCAACGGATGATGAGGGCAAACCCGATACCTCGGCCGTGGATTGAACCCGAGGACGTGAGTCACGGATTGCTCTATCTGGTCACAGATCCGGGCGTCGTCACCGGCAGCGTGCTCGAAATCGGTCTCGGTGGCAGCGCGCGAATTCACTGA